The following coding sequences lie in one Arachis hypogaea cultivar Tifrunner chromosome 4, arahy.Tifrunner.gnm2.J5K5, whole genome shotgun sequence genomic window:
- the LOC112797780 gene encoding myb-related protein 306 — MGRPPCCDKEGVKKGPWTPEEDIILVSYIQEHGPGNWRAVPTNTGLSRCSKSCRLRWTNYLRPGIKRGNFTEQEEKMIIHLQDLLGNRWAAIASYLPQRTDNDIKNYWNTHLKKKLKKLQAPSSGVCNFGETGTGTEIGPGANYSGSIPVRGQWERRLQTDIHMAKRALSEALSPENNNNNNNNNFSSSTSTKAIAQSSSLCYASSAENIARLLKGWMKNPATNNKCSRTNSSSLTTQNNNFFVVNGGDTASKGSGGGSSSNDNSVELSETFESLFGLESLDYSSNATTTTTTTTTTTSDHDHDQFSHQSLSPNDENNVFQENESKPEIIEDVMPFSLLEKWLLEEVACQDQKVITTDAKFF; from the exons ATGGGAAGACCACCATGTTGTGATAAAGAAGGTGTGAAGAAAGGTCCGTGGACTCCTGAAGAAGATATCATTTTGGTCTCTTATATCCAAGAACATGGTCCTGGCAATTGGAGGGCTGTTCCTACCAACACag GGTTATCAAGATGTAGCAAGAGTTGTAGACTTAGATGGACTAATTACTTGAGGCCTGGAATCAAAAGGGGTAACTTCACtgaacaagaagaaaagatgATTATCCATCTTCAAGATCTCTTAGGAAacag ATGGGCTGCAATTGCTTCATACCTACCACAAAGGACGGATAATGATATAAAGAATTATTGGAACAcgcatctgaagaagaagctcaagaagttGCAAGCTCCGAGTTCTGGAGTTTGCAACTTCGGCGAAACCGGAACTGGAACCGAAATTGGACCCGGAGCGAATTATTCCGGTTCGATTCCGGTTCGAGGCCAGTGGGAGCGAAGGCTCCAAACCGATATCCACATGGCGAAAAGAGCCCTCAGTGAAGCCCTTTCACcggagaataataataataacaataataataatttttcttcttcaacttcaacaaAAGCGATTGCACAATCATCATCTTTGTGCTATGCTTCAAGTGCTGAGAACATAGCACGTTTGTTGAAGGGTTGGATGAAGAATCCAGCAACAAATAACAAGTGTTCAAGAACAAACTCTTCATCTTTGACTACTCAAAACAACAATTTCTTTGTTGTTAATGGTGGTGACACAGCTTCAAAGGGATCAGGAGGAGGAAGCAGTAGCAATGATAACAGTGTTGAGTTGTCTGAAACCTTTGAATCCTTGTTTGGTTTGGAGTCTTTGGATTACTCATCAAACGCTACTACTACAACCACTACAACTACCACCACTACTTCAGATCATGATCATGACCAGTTTTCTCATCAATCTTTGTCTCCTAATGATGAGAACAATGTTTTTCAAGAAAATGAAAGCAAGCCTGAGATTATTGAAGATGTCATGCCATTCTCTTTGCTTGAGAAGTGGCTTCTTGAAGAGGTTGCTTGCCAAGATCAGAAAGTTATTACTACCGATGCCAAGTTCTTCTAG
- the LOC112795375 gene encoding uncharacterized mitochondrial protein AtMg00810-like encodes MKQPPGYEQGDPSLVCKLTKALYGLKQAPREWYYKLAGGLREIGFEATKSDISVFIQNHRGLKTYVLVYVDDIIVTGESTELVKEVIAKLNDKFALKDMGDLHYFLGIQVNKTCDKGLILTQQKYIHELLKKAGMVGCAPCHTPLPSTVKITALGGSSFCDPQLYRSIIGSLQYLTITRPEICYSVNKLSQFVQAPLESHWKLVKRVLRYLSGTSSYGLHLKRETSLGITTYSDSDWAGDPDDRKSTSGYCIFLGTNLISWTSKKQTVVARSSTEAEYRSMAEAVAELTWIKTMMRELLHPLPEAPMLYCDNLSAVLLAANPILHSKSKHFEIDLHFVRDFVNSKAIQVSHIPGSVQVADILTKAIPSENLLHFRGRLSVHNQQQMTATEDSGDA; translated from the coding sequence ATGAAACAGCCTCCTGGTTATGAGCAGGGAGATCCCTCATTGGTGTGTAAGCTCACCAAAGCTCTCTATGGGTTAAAGCAAGCCCCAAGAGAGTGGTATTACAAGTTGGCTGGTGGTTTAAGGGAGATTGGTTTTGAAGCCACAAAATCTGATATCTCAGTCTTCATTCAGAATCATAGAGGGCTCAAGACCTATGTGCTTGTGTATGTTGATGATATCATAGTAACTGGGGAGTCAACAGAGCTTGTGAAGGAGGTTATAGCAAAACTGAATGATAAATTTGCCCTGAAGGACATGGGAGACCTGCACTATTTTCTTGGAATCCAGGTAAACAAAACCTGTGATAAAGGGCTAATACTCACTCAACAGAAGTACATTCATGAGCTCCTAAAGAAAGCTGGCATGGTGGGCTGTGCACCTTGTCACACTCCCTTGCCTTCCACAGTAAAGATCACAGCACTTGGAGGTTCCAGCTTCTGTGATCCACAGCTATACAGATCAATCATTGGTAGCTTGCAATACTTAACAATAACCAGGCCTGAAATATGCTATAGTGTCAACAAATTGTCACAGTTTGTCCAAGCTCCTTTAGAGTCGCATTGGAAGCTGGTCAAACGAGTTCTAAGGTATCTTAGTGGCACATCCAGCTATGGTTTACATCTAAAGCGAGAGACTTCCTTGGGAATAACTACTTATAGTGATTCGGACTGGGCTGGAGACCCGGATGATAGAAAATCTACTAGTGGCTATTGCATTTTTCTTGGGACAAACCTAATCTCCTGGACTTCAAAGAAGCAGACAGTGGTAGCTAGATCCAGCACTGAAGCTGAGTACAGGAGTATGGCAGAGGCAGTGGCAGAACTGACTTGGATAAAGACTATGATGAGGGAGCTATTGCATCCTCTACCAGAAGCACCAATGCTATACTGTGATAACTTGAGTGCTGTCCTACTTGCTGCTAATCCCATTTTGCACTCTAAGTCCAAACATTTTGAAATAGATTTACATTTTGTCCGTGACTTTGTTAATAGCAAGGCAATACAGGTCAGTCACATTCCAGGCTCAGTTCAAGTAGCGGACATCCTTACAAAGGCAATACCCTCTGAGAACTTACTTCACTTTCGAGGTAGGCTGAGTGTTCACAATCAACAGCAGATGACAGCAACTGAAGATAGTGGTGATGCTTGA